Proteins encoded by one window of Cylindrospermum stagnale PCC 7417:
- a CDS encoding DegT/DnrJ/EryC1/StrS family aminotransferase, translating to MIQSVNSIPAFDIKQQYTSIAAEVSAAVLEVLASGRYVGGPVVEGFEQQFAAYHGVTECVACNSGTDALYLALRALEIGAGDEVITTPFTFFATTEVINAVGAKPVFVDIDATTFNLDVEQIAAAITPKTKAIIPVHLFGLPVDMTGLMAIAQSHNLAVIEDCAQATGATWDSQKVGSIGHIGCFSFYPTKNLGGCGDGGAITTNDAAIASKLRILREHGSKTRYIHEEIGVNSRLDAIQAVILQIKLRHLDVWNQKRQQLAAYYYQFLSQIPGIVPPQELLGGVGVWNQYTIRISGEGRNGASAKYRDWVRSQLQEKGVSSMLYYPRPLHLQPVYESLGYQPGQLPVSEQACHEVISLPMFPELAAEQQDQVIYALKDCLS from the coding sequence ATGATCCAAAGCGTAAATTCCATTCCAGCTTTTGATATCAAACAACAATACACCTCGATCGCCGCCGAAGTGAGTGCAGCGGTTCTAGAGGTTTTGGCTTCTGGTCGTTATGTGGGCGGGCCTGTAGTTGAAGGTTTTGAGCAACAGTTTGCTGCCTATCATGGTGTAACTGAATGTGTAGCTTGCAACTCTGGTACTGATGCCCTCTACTTAGCGTTACGTGCCCTAGAAATTGGTGCTGGCGATGAAGTAATTACTACACCTTTCACCTTTTTTGCCACAACTGAGGTGATTAATGCTGTGGGTGCAAAGCCAGTGTTCGTTGACATTGACGCCACTACCTTTAATTTGGACGTGGAGCAAATAGCAGCGGCGATTACACCCAAAACAAAGGCAATTATCCCTGTTCATCTGTTTGGGCTACCTGTGGACATGACAGGGCTAATGGCGATCGCACAATCTCACAATTTAGCAGTGATTGAAGATTGCGCCCAGGCTACAGGCGCGACTTGGGATAGTCAAAAAGTCGGTAGTATTGGACATATTGGTTGCTTTAGCTTTTACCCCACCAAGAATCTTGGCGGTTGTGGTGATGGTGGTGCTATTACAACCAATGATGCGGCGATCGCTTCTAAGCTGCGGATACTCAGAGAACATGGCAGCAAAACCCGCTATATTCACGAGGAAATCGGGGTAAATAGCCGCTTGGATGCGATACAAGCGGTTATCCTCCAAATAAAGCTGCGTCATCTCGATGTTTGGAACCAAAAACGCCAGCAACTCGCCGCTTATTACTACCAATTCCTCAGTCAGATTCCCGGTATTGTCCCACCCCAAGAATTACTTGGCGGTGTCGGTGTTTGGAATCAATACACCATTCGCATTTCTGGTGAAGGGCGAAATGGTGCTAGTGCTAAATATCGGGACTGGGTGCGGAGTCAATTGCAAGAAAAAGGCGTGAGTTCGATGCTTTATTACCCCCGTCCTTTACATTTGCAGCCAGTTTATGAAAGTCTCGGCTATCAACCAGGACAATTACCAGTATCTGAGCAAGCTTGTCATGAGGTGATATCTTTGCCGATGTTCCCCGAATTGGCAGCGGAACAGCAAGATCAGGTGATTTATGCTTTGAAAGATTGTTTGTCTTAA
- the upp gene encoding uracil phosphoribosyltransferase, with protein sequence MTQQLLVYVPPHPLIKHWLAVARDVATPSVLFRSAITELGRWLTYEAARDWLPTLETTVQSPLDTCPATLINPEIPVAVVPILRAGLGLLEGAQTLLPLASIYHLGLVRNEETLEPLCYLNKLPEKFDPQTRVLITDPMLATGGSIMAAMAELVQRGVDPALTRIVCVVAAPTALQKLNAAYPGLIVYTATIDATLNSKGYIVPGLGDAGDRIFGT encoded by the coding sequence ATGACGCAACAACTGCTTGTTTATGTCCCACCCCATCCCCTAATCAAGCACTGGTTGGCAGTCGCTCGTGATGTTGCTACGCCTTCAGTATTATTTCGCAGTGCCATAACTGAGTTGGGACGATGGCTAACTTATGAAGCGGCGCGAGACTGGCTACCGACCCTAGAGACAACGGTGCAGAGTCCGTTGGACACCTGTCCAGCAACTTTGATTAATCCAGAGATACCTGTGGCGGTTGTGCCGATTTTGCGGGCTGGGCTAGGATTATTAGAAGGAGCACAGACGTTGCTGCCCTTGGCCTCAATTTACCATCTTGGTTTGGTGCGAAATGAGGAGACACTAGAACCCTTGTGTTACTTGAATAAACTGCCAGAAAAATTCGACCCCCAAACGCGGGTGTTAATTACCGATCCGATGTTGGCGACGGGAGGATCGATTATGGCGGCGATGGCGGAATTAGTCCAACGGGGTGTTGATCCTGCGTTGACGCGGATTGTCTGCGTGGTGGCGGCTCCAACGGCTTTGCAAAAACTGAATGCTGCTTACCCAGGTTTAATTGTTTACACCGCTACTATTGACGCAACGCTGAACAGCAAGGGTTATATTGTGCCGGGGTTGGGAGATGCAGGCGATCGCATCTTTGGCACTTGA
- a CDS encoding CHAT domain-containing protein encodes MNEQRQQAYHQLIKELLSCPNVEEPGILQAHQDLLDAGFLPTLEAVAEYFAQQGNENNAGWLRNLATQLRGELNLETTAPDLQAYGQLLLEVLQATAENNGDAQVVYPLLAANTDKLNDIFAEILRLWATNTLAEAEPETAASIAGLIVNFSNLIQQFPLGNKASNMEIAISGYEIALTVFTRPDFPQDWAATQNNLGNAYLYRIRGDKAENLEKAIAAYIDALQIYTRADFPQDWATLQNNLGNAYSDRIRGDKAENLEMAIAAYTAALQIYTHADFPQNWATLQNNLGTANLYRIRGDKAENLEMAIAAYSSALQVLTRADFPQNWATTQSNLGTAYSQIIRGDKAENLDQAIAAYSAALEVYTRPDFPQDWAGTQNNLGNAYLYRIRGDKAENLENAIAAYTAALQVLTRANFPQDWATLQNNLGNSYRDRIRGDKAENLDQAITAYTAALQVRTRADFPQNWATTQNNLGNSYRDRIRGDKAENLEKAIAAYSAALQVRTRADFPQYHVETSVDLAILYQESGHLISAYITLESVVSDTGLILSRDKWDKIYFSIIEVCLKLNEYTLAIEYIEFSENQTLLENIRHKVELDIETEKSELIKKERSSEKHDINLKTLKNLRQQREQLTRISIGSLPITFNEIQNLLDNETAIIQFYIFNDCFRAFIITRTNDKPEIWQSATEDLEKLKNWIDIYLDLYDKNKDQWVEKLNNQLTELGQILHLEQIISLVPPRCQKLILIPHRRLHLLPLHALPLAQQKYLFDKFPNGVSYAPSCQLLRHAQNQAQNLEPSPIAGTIGVGFQAELSNLFAIQNPTNDLTFTDIEVETIAALFQPHEILKSSQASKAALAEAPTKDNFHNAQWLHFACHGYFDFKSPLNSGLQLANAEVSHILANTTSSRYLRVSNETTVDLTQCLTLEDIFKIKLPNCRLVCLSACETGLIDFSNTSDEYIGLPSGFLYAGSPSIVSTLWRVNDLSTAFLMIKFYQHLQAAFTKGEDVSVAVALNQAQIWLRDVTRKELEEWINELSLDSTWQAKILRLLSNTATGDQPFQSPDHWAAFTAIGK; translated from the coding sequence ATGAACGAACAGCGACAACAGGCTTATCACCAGCTAATCAAAGAGTTGCTAAGTTGCCCTAATGTGGAAGAACCGGGGATTTTACAAGCGCATCAAGACTTACTCGATGCAGGCTTTTTGCCAACCCTGGAAGCAGTAGCAGAGTATTTCGCGCAGCAGGGGAATGAAAATAACGCTGGTTGGTTGAGGAATTTGGCAACTCAACTCCGTGGGGAGTTGAATTTAGAGACGACAGCACCAGATTTACAGGCTTATGGGCAATTATTACTGGAGGTACTGCAAGCAACAGCAGAAAACAACGGTGACGCGCAAGTAGTCTACCCATTGCTAGCAGCGAATACCGATAAATTAAATGATATTTTTGCCGAAATATTACGTCTTTGGGCAACAAATACCCTAGCAGAAGCGGAACCAGAGACAGCAGCATCTATCGCTGGACTGATTGTTAATTTTAGTAATCTGATTCAGCAGTTTCCCTTGGGTAACAAAGCCAGCAATATGGAAATTGCCATAAGTGGCTATGAAATAGCTTTAACTGTTTTCACTCGCCCTGACTTTCCCCAAGATTGGGCAGCGACGCAAAATAATCTGGGGAATGCTTACTTATACAGAATTAGGGGTGATAAAGCTGAGAATTTAGAAAAGGCGATCGCAGCTTACATCGATGCACTCCAAATTTACACCCGCGCTGACTTTCCCCAAGATTGGGCAACGCTGCAAAATAATCTGGGGAATGCTTACTCTGACAGAATCAGGGGTGATAAAGCTGAGAATTTAGAAATGGCGATCGCTGCTTACACTGCTGCACTCCAAATTTACACCCACGCTGACTTTCCCCAAAATTGGGCAACGCTGCAAAATAATCTGGGGACTGCTAACTTATACAGAATCAGGGGTGATAAAGCTGAGAATTTAGAAATGGCGATCGCTGCTTACTCTTCTGCACTCCAAGTCCTCACCCGTGCTGACTTTCCCCAAAATTGGGCAACGACGCAAAGTAATCTGGGGACTGCTTACAGTCAAATAATCAGGGGTGATAAAGCTGAGAATTTAGATCAGGCGATCGCTGCTTACTCTGCTGCACTCGAAGTTTACACCCGCCCTGACTTTCCCCAAGATTGGGCAGGTACGCAAAATAATCTGGGGAATGCTTACCTTTACAGAATCAGGGGTGATAAAGCCGAGAATTTAGAAAACGCGATCGCTGCTTACACTGCTGCACTCCAAGTTCTCACCCGCGCTAACTTTCCCCAAGATTGGGCAACGCTGCAAAATAATCTGGGGAATAGTTACAGAGACAGAATCAGGGGAGATAAAGCTGAGAATTTAGATCAGGCGATCACTGCTTACACTGCTGCACTCCAAGTCCGCACCCGCGCTGACTTTCCCCAAAATTGGGCAACGACGCAAAATAATCTGGGGAATAGTTACAGAGACAGAATCAGGGGAGATAAAGCTGAGAATTTAGAAAAGGCGATCGCTGCTTACTCTGCTGCACTCCAAGTCCGCACCCGTGCTGATTTTCCACAATATCATGTTGAAACTTCAGTTGACCTCGCTATTCTTTACCAAGAATCAGGTCATTTAATATCAGCTTATATCACTTTAGAATCTGTTGTAAGCGATACGGGGTTAATTCTTTCTAGAGATAAATGGGATAAAATTTATTTCTCCATAATAGAGGTTTGTCTCAAATTAAATGAATATACCTTAGCAATTGAATATATTGAGTTTAGTGAAAATCAAACTTTACTAGAAAATATCCGGCATAAAGTTGAATTAGACATTGAAACAGAAAAGTCAGAATTAATAAAAAAAGAGCGTTCTTCTGAGAAACACGATATAAACCTAAAAACCCTAAAAAATCTACGTCAACAACGAGAACAACTAACAAGAATAAGTATTGGGTCACTTCCGATTACTTTTAACGAAATTCAAAATCTCCTAGATAACGAAACTGCAATTATCCAGTTTTATATTTTCAATGATTGCTTCCGCGCTTTCATCATCACCCGCACTAATGACAAGCCGGAAATTTGGCAATCAGCAACTGAAGACTTAGAAAAATTAAAAAATTGGATTGATATCTATCTCGACCTTTACGACAAAAACAAAGACCAATGGGTAGAAAAACTAAATAATCAACTTACCGAACTAGGGCAAATACTCCACCTTGAGCAAATTATCTCCCTAGTTCCACCCCGTTGCCAAAAGCTGATTTTAATTCCCCATCGTCGCTTGCACCTGTTACCTCTCCATGCTTTACCCCTAGCACAACAGAAATATCTATTTGATAAATTCCCTAACGGCGTGAGTTATGCTCCCAGTTGCCAACTTTTGCGCCATGCTCAAAACCAAGCCCAAAACCTCGAACCCTCCCCCATTGCAGGGACAATTGGGGTGGGGTTCCAGGCAGAATTAAGCAACCTATTCGCCATTCAAAATCCTACAAATGATTTAACTTTTACAGATATCGAAGTTGAGACAATCGCCGCCCTATTTCAACCCCATGAAATCCTCAAAAGTAGTCAAGCCAGCAAAGCAGCTTTAGCCGAAGCACCCACAAAAGATAACTTCCACAATGCTCAATGGCTGCACTTTGCCTGTCATGGATATTTTGATTTTAAATCACCCCTAAATTCTGGTTTACAGTTAGCCAATGCTGAAGTTTCTCACATTCTGGCAAATACCACATCATCGCGCTATCTGCGAGTTAGTAATGAGACAACAGTTGATTTAACACAATGCCTGACTCTAGAAGATATCTTCAAAATCAAATTACCTAACTGTCGTCTTGTCTGTCTTTCCGCTTGTGAAACAGGCTTGATTGACTTTAGCAATACCAGTGATGAATATATCGGACTTCCCAGCGGATTTCTTTATGCAGGTAGTCCCAGTATCGTGAGTACTTTGTGGAGAGTAAACGATTTATCCACCGCATTCTTAATGATTAAGTTCTATCAGCATCTCCAAGCTGCTTTCACTAAGGGTGAAGATGTCTCAGTAGCAGTTGCCCTTAATCAAGCGCAAATTTGGCTGCGGGATGTGACTAGAAAGGAATTAGAAGAATGGATAAATGAGCTATCATTAGATAGCACCTGGCAAGCAAAGATCCTTCGTTTGTTGTCAAATACAGCTACTGGAGATCAACCATTTCAATCTCCTGATCATTGGGCTGCATTTACTGCTATTGGTAAATAG
- a CDS encoding WGR domain-containing protein codes for MLLFKQRLLTFNTGIKCLISLEGCIVNLTTFIPQREVEDFETHKLNDQAEAENLYLAIIRNYESICSSSIEEIPITPPITETLLTQRIYLEFSDSKSHKFYEVVVKGTEVTINYGRIGAQGQFSTNTYSTVEKARLAASKKVNEKLKKGYVQTVKNKRNLLEHKDLDISQFIHPAWKPIVREGDDSLLSSKFGGRPWLAENESWPTCPCCGESSMQLFFQLNLSELPEPVKSEYGTGLIQMFHCLPGDCEGILKPAQVYYGRTAYPIPNVLIRMISATSEAAIPPLPMIYGEKYGVNFPAKTIIAWQEVADYPELEDLVALVYGWDQLGNETLEDEVIERLGFEDLDDFCDSITPLEGDKLGGYPVWVQGMECPGCPICQEPMRQVFQLASQDNLPYSFGDLGTGHVLQCKSHQHEFAFVWACG; via the coding sequence ATGCTTTTATTCAAACAGCGTCTATTAACATTCAACACAGGAATAAAATGTCTAATTTCTTTAGAGGGTTGTATAGTCAATCTGACAACATTCATTCCCCAGAGGGAAGTAGAAGATTTTGAAACTCATAAGTTGAATGACCAGGCTGAGGCTGAAAATCTTTACTTAGCAATTATTAGGAACTATGAATCTATTTGTTCTTCCTCTATAGAAGAAATTCCTATAACTCCTCCTATAACAGAAACCCTATTAACACAAAGAATATATCTAGAATTTTCTGACAGTAAATCTCACAAGTTTTACGAAGTCGTCGTTAAGGGTACAGAAGTAACCATTAACTATGGTCGAATTGGGGCACAAGGGCAATTTTCTACTAATACCTATTCTACTGTAGAAAAAGCACGGTTAGCAGCATCTAAAAAAGTTAATGAGAAACTGAAGAAAGGATATGTGCAAACAGTCAAGAATAAACGCAATCTCTTGGAGCATAAAGATTTAGATATATCTCAATTCATCCATCCAGCTTGGAAACCTATAGTCAGGGAAGGAGATGATTCGCTACTATCCTCTAAATTTGGGGGTCGTCCTTGGTTGGCTGAAAATGAATCTTGGCCAACTTGCCCTTGTTGTGGTGAGTCATCTATGCAACTCTTTTTTCAACTTAACTTGAGCGAATTACCAGAACCTGTAAAAAGCGAATATGGTACTGGATTAATCCAAATGTTTCATTGTCTTCCTGGTGACTGTGAAGGAATCCTGAAACCTGCTCAAGTCTACTATGGTAGAACTGCCTATCCCATACCGAATGTGCTGATTCGGATGATTTCAGCAACTTCAGAAGCGGCTATTCCACCTTTACCAATGATTTATGGGGAAAAATATGGAGTTAATTTTCCTGCTAAAACTATTATTGCTTGGCAAGAAGTGGCAGATTATCCGGAGTTGGAAGACCTTGTAGCCTTGGTTTATGGTTGGGATCAATTGGGAAATGAGACGCTAGAAGATGAGGTGATTGAGCGATTGGGTTTTGAGGATCTGGATGATTTTTGCGATTCCATCACACCTCTAGAAGGAGATAAACTAGGGGGTTATCCAGTATGGGTGCAGGGAATGGAATGTCCTGGCTGTCCCATTTGTCAGGAACCGATGCGTCAGGTTTTTCAACTGGCTTCTCAGGATAATCTACCTTATTCCTTTGGAGATCTGGGCACTGGACATGTTCTTCAGTGCAAGTCACACCAGCATGAGTTTGCCTTTGTTTGGGCTTGCGGCTAA
- a CDS encoding hydrolase — protein MPLSHTHKIIKASWFVSGFLSVFLLGSTVKAATVANWHFDSNRNQLNFSTDENVQPKVQVLTNPSRLVIDLPGVNLGYPQASRRVGLVIKEVGIRQFNADTTRIQITLAPGYTFDAAQVKLQKDSSNRWFLQLPKPLQVSTSPQMRVFQPNISPGSNGKLFAGVVPLHSPMKALEPQIKALMSRYSFLQTGMFFLDLDNGDYLDIGGDRVFPAASTIKLPILLAFFQSLDEGKVSLDKQLTMRGDLVASGSGVMQYERVGKKYTALETITKMSVISDNTATNMIIDYLGGPARLNQRFRSWGMKDTVIRRLLGDFRGTNTTSPQDLARALALLVNDKLVSSQSKEQALDILRQTKTRTLLPAGLGKGAVIAHKTGDIGFLIGNAGFITTPNGKHYLAAIFVKRPYKDVRGRDFIRQVSQLVYDYLSQPVPVASVDSPNT, from the coding sequence ATGCCACTCTCACACACACACAAAATTATCAAAGCAAGCTGGTTTGTATCCGGCTTTTTAAGTGTTTTTCTCCTTGGTTCTACTGTCAAAGCCGCTACCGTCGCTAATTGGCATTTTGACAGCAATCGCAATCAGTTGAACTTTTCCACAGATGAAAATGTGCAACCTAAAGTCCAAGTACTTACCAACCCTAGCCGTTTGGTAATTGATTTGCCAGGTGTGAACCTCGGATATCCCCAAGCTAGTCGCAGAGTTGGGTTAGTAATTAAAGAAGTTGGCATCAGACAGTTTAACGCAGATACCACTCGCATCCAGATTACCTTAGCACCTGGTTACACCTTCGATGCTGCACAGGTGAAGCTGCAAAAGGATTCTTCTAACCGTTGGTTTTTGCAGTTACCTAAACCGCTGCAAGTAAGTACCAGTCCACAAATGAGGGTGTTTCAACCGAATATTTCCCCAGGAAGTAATGGAAAGTTGTTTGCTGGTGTGGTTCCTTTGCATTCACCAATGAAGGCGCTGGAACCGCAGATTAAGGCTTTGATGAGTCGGTACAGCTTTCTGCAAACGGGGATGTTCTTTTTGGATCTGGATAATGGGGATTATTTAGATATCGGTGGCGATCGCGTTTTTCCCGCCGCTAGCACCATCAAACTGCCGATTCTCCTCGCCTTTTTTCAATCTTTAGACGAGGGTAAAGTCAGCCTCGATAAACAGCTAACCATGCGCGGTGACTTGGTAGCCAGCGGTTCTGGGGTGATGCAATATGAACGAGTCGGTAAAAAATACACGGCTTTGGAAACCATCACCAAGATGAGTGTGATCAGCGACAATACCGCTACCAACATGATTATCGATTACCTGGGTGGCCCGGCGCGACTCAATCAGCGTTTTCGTAGTTGGGGAATGAAAGACACGGTAATTCGTCGTCTTTTAGGTGACTTCCGGGGAACTAATACCACCAGTCCCCAAGATTTGGCGCGGGCCTTGGCTTTGTTGGTGAATGATAAGCTAGTTTCTAGCCAAAGCAAAGAACAGGCTTTAGATATTCTGCGTCAGACGAAAACTCGCACACTGCTTCCCGCCGGTTTGGGGAAAGGTGCGGTTATCGCCCACAAAACTGGCGATATCGGCTTTCTGATTGGTAATGCTGGTTTTATTACTACGCCTAATGGTAAGCATTATCTAGCAGCTATTTTCGTCAAACGTCCTTATAAAGATGTCAGAGGTAGAGACTTTATTCGCCAAGTTTCCCAGCTAGTTTACGATTACCTGAGTCAGCCGGTTCCGGTGGCCTCAGTTGATTCACCTAATACGTAA
- the crtH gene encoding carotenoid isomerase, whose product MPPRTLFDAIVIGSGIGGLVTATQLAAKGAKVLVLERYLIPGGSAGYFERQGYRFDVGASMIFGLGDQGTTNLLTRALNAVNVSQESIFDPVQIHYHLPNGLDLKVDRVYEKFLQSLIAYFPHEQKGIRRFYDECQQVFNCLNRIDLLSLEEPRYVMRVFFQHPLACLGLAKYLPQNVGDVARRHIKDPQLLKFIDMECYCWSVVPANMTPMINAGMVFSDRHYGGVRYPKGGVGQIAQKLADGLEKAGGEISYQARVTKIITEKGRAVGVQLANGKVYYGKRIVSNATRWDTFEKLLPADEMPVNEKNWQQRYQKSPSFLSLHIGVKASVLPTGTECHHILLEDWQKMAAPEGTLFVSIPTLLDPDLAPAGYHIIHAFTPHWIDDWQKLSPSEYEAKKEQAAGRIIERLEQIFPGLDAGLDYLEVGTPRTHRRFLGRADGTYGPIPRRKLRGLLGMPFNRTALPGLYCVGDSTFPGQGLNAVAFSGFACAHRIAVDLGL is encoded by the coding sequence ATGCCCCCGCGTACTTTATTTGATGCGATTGTAATTGGGTCTGGTATTGGTGGCTTAGTCACAGCAACCCAGCTAGCAGCGAAAGGAGCTAAAGTTCTGGTGCTGGAACGTTATCTGATTCCAGGTGGTAGCGCTGGTTATTTTGAGCGCCAAGGTTATCGATTTGATGTTGGAGCCTCAATGATTTTTGGCTTGGGAGATCAAGGCACAACCAACCTACTCACCCGCGCCTTAAATGCTGTAAATGTCAGCCAAGAATCTATTTTCGATCCAGTGCAGATTCACTATCATCTGCCGAATGGATTAGATTTGAAAGTTGACCGAGTTTATGAAAAATTTTTGCAAAGTCTTATTGCTTATTTCCCTCATGAACAAAAAGGGATTCGTCGTTTTTATGACGAATGTCAGCAAGTTTTCAATTGCCTTAATCGCATAGATTTACTGTCACTAGAAGAACCCAGATATGTGATGCGGGTATTTTTCCAACATCCTTTAGCTTGTCTTGGTTTGGCCAAATATTTGCCACAAAATGTTGGCGATGTAGCGCGACGCCATATCAAAGACCCCCAGTTATTGAAATTCATCGATATGGAATGTTATTGCTGGTCAGTAGTCCCCGCTAACATGACACCGATGATTAATGCTGGCATGGTCTTTTCTGACAGGCATTATGGCGGTGTCCGCTACCCTAAAGGTGGTGTGGGACAAATTGCCCAAAAATTAGCTGATGGTTTAGAAAAAGCTGGGGGTGAAATTAGCTACCAAGCAAGGGTGACAAAAATCATTACCGAAAAAGGTCGAGCCGTAGGCGTGCAACTGGCTAACGGTAAAGTTTATTACGGTAAACGTATAGTCTCTAACGCTACCCGCTGGGATACTTTTGAAAAATTACTACCAGCAGATGAAATGCCAGTTAATGAAAAAAACTGGCAACAACGTTATCAAAAGTCACCCAGTTTTCTGAGTCTACATATCGGGGTGAAGGCGTCAGTTTTGCCAACTGGGACAGAATGTCATCATATTTTGCTGGAAGATTGGCAAAAAATGGCAGCACCTGAAGGCACTCTTTTTGTTTCCATCCCCACATTACTTGACCCAGATTTAGCACCAGCAGGATATCACATCATTCATGCTTTCACGCCGCACTGGATTGATGATTGGCAAAAACTTTCACCGAGTGAGTACGAAGCGAAGAAAGAACAAGCAGCAGGGCGAATTATTGAGCGCTTAGAGCAAATTTTTCCCGGTTTGGATGCGGGGTTGGATTATCTGGAAGTAGGAACACCGCGCACCCATCGCCGCTTTTTGGGTCGTGCAGATGGCACCTACGGGCCAATTCCTCGGCGCAAGTTGCGGGGGTTATTGGGGATGCCATTTAATCGCACAGCCCTTCCTGGGCTTTATTGTGTGGGGGATAGTACCTTTCCTGGTCAGGGGTTAAATGCGGTGGCTTTTTCTGGCTTCGCTTGCGCCCATCGCATTGCTGTAGATTTGGGGCTTTAA
- a CDS encoding ABC transporter permease, whose protein sequence is MQDLIKLDIVDLAMAVGLMALAIGISAWERLGLELNLVLATGRTILQLLVLGYVFDFIFALDNLWAVLAILSVMLTIAAIVARNRISQKIPHVLPLVWGAILVSTALTVLYVNFLMIQPDRWFEPQYVIPLAGIVLGNAMNAAALAGERLVSTINQQPTEIETHLSLGATPQQAVSQYRKDAIRAALIPTLNQMMLLGMVALPGITSGQLLAGVNPLDAVSYEIMIMFMVVVANLLTTVLVTRGLCRQFFNSAAQLIS, encoded by the coding sequence ATGCAAGATTTGATCAAGCTGGATATAGTTGATTTGGCTATGGCTGTGGGATTGATGGCTCTAGCCATTGGCATATCTGCCTGGGAAAGATTAGGGCTAGAGTTAAACTTAGTCCTGGCTACCGGCAGAACTATCCTCCAGTTACTCGTACTGGGATACGTTTTCGACTTCATCTTTGCTCTTGATAACCTTTGGGCAGTTTTGGCGATTTTATCAGTAATGCTGACAATTGCGGCAATTGTCGCCCGAAACCGCATCAGTCAAAAAATTCCCCATGTTTTGCCTTTGGTGTGGGGCGCAATTTTAGTCAGTACTGCTTTAACAGTGCTTTACGTCAACTTTTTGATGATTCAACCAGACAGATGGTTTGAACCGCAATATGTAATTCCCTTGGCTGGGATTGTGCTTGGTAATGCGATGAATGCAGCTGCTCTGGCTGGAGAACGCCTTGTCAGTACTATTAATCAGCAACCTACAGAAATAGAAACCCACTTGAGCCTAGGTGCAACTCCTCAGCAAGCAGTTAGCCAATACCGCAAAGACGCCATCAGAGCCGCATTAATTCCCACTCTCAATCAAATGATGCTGCTTGGGATGGTTGCGCTACCAGGAATCACCAGCGGACAATTATTGGCTGGGGTGAACCCACTTGATGCTGTATCCTACGAAATTATGATTATGTTTATGGTGGTTGTCGCTAACTTGCTGACAACGGTTTTAGTTACTAGGGGTTTGTGCCGTCAGTTTTTTAATTCTGCCGCGCAGTTAATCAGTTAA
- a CDS encoding DUF561 domain-containing protein: protein MTMHSSLQRAFTNRSVLKVISGLNNFNAENVGAIAKSAEIGGATFVDIAADPDLVRLVKSLINLPVCVSAVEPEKFVASVAAGADLIEIGNFDSFYAQGRRFEAEEVLALTQQTRALLPEITLSVTVPHILTLDQQVQLAEELVKAGADIIQTEGGTSSQPTHAGTLGLIEKAAPTLAAAYEIARAVSVPVLCASGISSVTAPLAIASGASGIGVGSAINQLNSEIAMIAAVRGLVEALATAKVLTP from the coding sequence ATGACAATGCATTCTTCACTCCAACGCGCATTTACTAACCGCAGTGTTTTGAAAGTGATTAGCGGTTTGAATAACTTCAACGCCGAAAACGTGGGCGCGATCGCTAAATCTGCTGAAATCGGCGGTGCTACATTTGTAGATATCGCGGCTGATCCTGACTTAGTGCGATTGGTGAAAAGCTTAATTAATCTACCTGTTTGTGTATCAGCGGTAGAACCTGAGAAATTTGTCGCATCTGTAGCTGCTGGGGCGGATTTGATTGAAATCGGGAATTTTGATTCCTTCTATGCTCAAGGACGCAGATTTGAAGCGGAGGAAGTTTTAGCCCTAACGCAGCAAACCCGCGCCTTGTTGCCCGAAATCACCCTATCTGTAACCGTTCCCCACATCCTGACACTCGACCAACAAGTGCAGCTAGCTGAGGAATTAGTCAAAGCAGGTGCGGATATTATCCAAACCGAAGGCGGTACTAGCAGCCAGCCAACTCACGCCGGCACTTTGGGATTAATTGAAAAAGCTGCCCCCACCTTAGCAGCAGCTTATGAAATTGCCCGTGCGGTATCTGTACCTGTGTTGTGTGCTTCTGGCATTTCTAGCGTGACTGCACCATTAGCGATCGCATCTGGTGCATCTGGTATTGGTGTTGGTTCCGCCATCAACCAACTTAATAGCGAAATCGCCATGATTGCCGCTGTCCGTGGTTTAGTGGAAGCTTTAGCAACTGCAAAAGTTCTCACTCCCTAA
- a CDS encoding YggT family protein codes for MNLLFGTLAAFVTYYSYLLIFRVLLTWFPNINWYNQPFAALSQITDPYLNLFRSIIPPLGGMDFSPMLAIILLQVVGGGLQAI; via the coding sequence ATGAATTTACTGTTTGGAACACTAGCTGCCTTCGTTACCTATTACAGCTATTTGCTAATTTTTCGGGTTTTATTGACCTGGTTCCCCAATATTAATTGGTATAACCAACCATTTGCGGCTTTGAGCCAGATCACCGACCCCTATCTCAATCTTTTCCGCTCCATTATTCCCCCATTGGGTGGCATGGATTTTTCTCCTATGTTAGCAATTATACTGTTACAGGTAGTAGGTGGCGGTTTGCAAGCCATCTGA